In a single window of the Cherax quadricarinatus isolate ZL_2023a chromosome 88, ASM3850222v1, whole genome shotgun sequence genome:
- the LOC138855302 gene encoding LOW QUALITY PROTEIN: GATA zinc finger domain-containing protein 14-like (The sequence of the model RefSeq protein was modified relative to this genomic sequence to represent the inferred CDS: inserted 2 bases in 1 codon; deleted 3 bases in 2 codons): MLGSISLASGVVQDDLSQEVMDADTVHSFKSSLTSSINDLTSEAVVLESAIKNNDTYQVKRLLELHHDKFQAEAWLKYKQKLGQNTGRSLVKIQSEAWLKYKQKLGQNTGRSLAKIQAEAWLKYRQKLGENTGRSLVKIQAEAWLKYKQKLGQNTGRSLVKIQAEAWSKYRQKLEQQQQQQQQQQQQQQQQQQQQQQQQQQQQQXNNNNSNNNNNNNNNNNNSNKNNNNNNNNNNNNNNNNNNNNNSNNNNNNNTDNNNNNNNNNNNNNNSNNSNSNNNNNNNNNNNTNNNNNNNNTTTNNNNNNNNNNNNSNNSNNNNNNNNNNNNNNNNNNNNNNNNNNSNNNNNNSNNNNNNNNNNNNNNNTPTTTTPTTTTTTTTQQQQQQQQQQQQQQQQQQQQQQQQQQQQQQQQQQQQHQQQQHQQQQQQQQQQQQQQQQQQQQQQQQQQQQQQQQQQQQQQQHNDNNNNNN; this comes from the exons atgttaggaagtatttctttagcctcaggAGTGGTGCAGGATGATCTTAGTCAGGAGGTGATGGACGCAGacaccgtacatagttttaagagtag CTTGACCTCGTCCATCAATGACCTGACCAGTGAGGCGGTGGTTCTGGAGTCTGCCATCAAGAATAATGACACTTACCAGGTCAAGCGACTATTGGAACTACACCACGACAAGTTTCAG GCAGAAGCTTGGTTAAAATACAAGCAGAAGCTTGGTCAAAATACAGGCAGAAGCTTGGTTAAAATACAGTCAGAAGCTTGGTTAAAATACAAGCAGAAGCTTGGTCAAAATACAGGCAGAAGCTTGGCTAAAATACAGGCAGAAGCGTGGTTAAAATACAGGCAGAAGCTTGGTGAAAATACAGGCAGAAGCTTGGTTAAAATACAAGCAGAAGCTTGGTTAAAATACAAGCAGAAGCTTGGTCAAAATACAGGCAGAAGCTTGGTCAAAATACAGGCAGAAGCTTGGTCAAAATACAGGCAGAAGCTTG aacaacaacaacaacaacaacaacaacaacaacaacaacaacaacaacaacaacaacaacagcaacaacaacaacaacaacaacaaca caacaacaacaacagcaacaacaacaacaacaacaacaacaacaacaacaacagcaacaagaacaacaacaacaacaacaacaacaacaacaacaacaacaacaacaacaacaacaacaacaacagcaacaacaacaacaacaacaacaca gacaacaacaacaacaacaacaacaacaacaacaacaacaacaacagcaacaacagcaacagcaacaacaacaacaacaacaacaacaacaacaacaccaacaacaacaacaacaacaacaacaccaccaccaacaacaacaacaacaacaacaacaacaacaacaacagcaacaacagcaacaacaacaacaacaacaacaacaacaacaacaacaacaacaacaacaacaacaacaacaacaacaacaacaacaacagcaacaacaacaacaacaacagcaacaacaacaacaacaacaacaacaacaacaacaacaacaacaac acaccaacaacaacaacaccaacaacaacaacaacaacaacaacacaacaacaacaacaacaacaacaacaacaacaacaacaacaacaacaacaacagcaacaacaacaacaacagcaacaacaacaacaacaacaacaacaacaacaacaacaccaacaacaacaacaccaacaacaacaacaacaacaacaacaacaacaacaacaacagcaacaacaacaacaacaacagcaacaacaacaacaacaacaacaacaacaacaacaacaacaacaacaacaacaacacaacgacaacaacaacaacaacaac